The nucleotide sequence CCGCTGGTGGTCTTGTGGGGATTTCTCTGGGGGTTCATGCCGGTCGGCTGGTCTTCATGGATAACACGTACTCTCGCTGACCGGGCTGAGATGGCGGGCGGATTGTCGGTCGCCTCCATCCAGTTCTCCATCGGCGGGGCAGCCGCCATCGGAGGCTTCATCTTCGATCGGAGCGGTATTCAGGGCATCTTTCTGGCTGCGGCCGGATTTCTTGTTATCGCCTCAATCCTGATCAAGGTCAGCTTTTCCCTCTATGCGAAGGACACCGGCCGGCTCGCCTAAGACTATTGGGGTAAGCTACTTGTGCCCCAAAACGCATTGTAGTTTGATTATGCAGTTCAAAAAAGAGGGACATACAAATGAACATCACTCGGATCGGATCTCAAGCCAGTTTCAAGGGACCATCGGATTGGTTTTCCGGCGAGGTTCGCATTGATCCACTGTTTTTGAAGGCCATTGAACCTTCACGAATGACCGGCGGCAGCGTTACCTTTGAGCCGGGCGCGCGAACGGCTTGGCACACCCATCCGGTAGGGCAACGGCTTATCGTGATTGCCGGATTAGGCTTGGTCCAGCGGGAGGGCGGGCCCATCAAGGAAATCAGGCCCGGCGACGTAGTTTGGTTTGAACCTGGAGAGAAGCACTGGCACGGAGCAGCCTCGACAACAAGCATGACGCATATTGCGCTCCAAGAGGAACAGGACGGCGTCGCGGTGGAGTGGCTGGAAAAAGTAACCGACGACCAGTACAATGCAAAATAGGTTTAAGAAACAGAAAAGAACCTGCTGATGGGGATCGTTAGCTGTCTCGCCAACATGACCGTTGGCAGGTGAGCCACAGACGCTTTGGCTACCCGTTGGCTGTCCGTTGGCGGTATGTTGGCTGATGCGCCAAAGACCTACTGGTGACTGTTGGCAGGAGCCAACAAAGACGCTGTGGCTACCCTCAAATTTTTTTAAAAACTGTAATTATTTCAATGGGCTGCTGGCATGGCATTCAAGAGGTCGTGGGTTCGATTCCCTCCAGCTCCACCACGAAGCATGCCAAGGGGTTACCGAGAAATCGGTGACCCCTTTTTCTTTGCCTAAGCGCCAACGCGCGCCAACACTAGGGTTTGGCGGGTATGTACCAGGGCAGAACCATTTGCCAGCCCACCTGTTAGACCAAGAAACCATTCCACGGTCGCTTGAATTTTTTTCAAGAGGTCGCCTCCCCCTCCGTCTCTTTCGCTCCTGCCAAAAATAATTCCCATATTTTATGC is from Solidesulfovibrio magneticus RS-1 and encodes:
- a CDS encoding (R)-mandelonitrile lyase — encoded protein: MNITRIGSQASFKGPSDWFSGEVRIDPLFLKAIEPSRMTGGSVTFEPGARTAWHTHPVGQRLIVIAGLGLVQREGGPIKEIRPGDVVWFEPGEKHWHGAASTTSMTHIALQEEQDGVAVEWLEKVTDDQYNAK